A single region of the Ptychodera flava strain L36383 chromosome 9, AS_Pfla_20210202, whole genome shotgun sequence genome encodes:
- the LOC139139701 gene encoding uncharacterized protein: MTKTTTTLSALEEVIEISSDSEQCTDSGDNTSYVDDHAPQLYNNDQDLPIIIEGKTSGISTGKAVSLLLQPGNEHNIARTIPDCVNRNVAFVCDTKHMASWKDILCDGNGSWETKGTKTFFYKHNISSNKLEQVDDSYFGKRDVFKVKRRQYVNKSSPDFHRVVIRLMKSDGVENNLTFVQYFFDGPEHNIVVKKHGNSKEGKPYYRTSESTKSKIKLLSASSKAKAVVHQVIEDAGGVMNIKSVGQFPRNRKQVTNFRHVTKRQEFLDKDSVVELIEMAKNDELDKKQAYIRSVKVSPELMVVLTTDQQLSDIEKFVRNQIIFVC; this comes from the exons aTGACGAAGACCACCACAACTTTGTCAGCCTTAGAAGAAGTGATAGAAATTAGTTCAGACTCCGAGCAATGTACAGACAG tgGAGATAACACAAGTTATGTAGATGATCATGCACCACAACTCTACAATAATGACCAAGATTTGCCAATCATTATTGAGGGGAAAACATCAGGAATATCAACAGGTAAAGCTGTGTCCCTGCTACTGCAACCTGGCAATGAGCATAACATCGCAAGAACCATCCCCGATTGTGTTAATAGGAATGTAGCTTTTGTTTGTGACACGAAACATATGGCAAGCTGGAAGGATATTTTATGTGATGGTAATGGGTCTTGGGAAACAAAAGGGACAAAGACGTTCTTTTACAAGCACAATATCTCATCTAACAAACTCGAACAGGTAGATGACAGTTATTTTGGTAAAAGGGACGTATTTAAGGTAAAAAGAAGACAGTACGTAAATAAAAGTTCCCCTGATTTTCATCGAGTGGTAATCAGACTCATGAAAAGTGATGGAGTTGAAAACAATTTAACAtttgtgcagtatttttttGATGGGCCTGAGCATAACATCGTAGTTAAGAAACACGGAAATTCAAAGGAAGGTAAGCCATATTACAGAACAAGTGAGTCAACAAAATCCAAAATCAAGTTATTGTCAGCATCTAGTAAAGCAAAGGCAGTTGTTCATCAGGTTATTGAGGATGCTGGTGGTGTCATGAATATCAAATCAGTTGGGCAGTTTCCTCGCAATCGAAAACAAGTGACAAATTTCAGACATGTGACCAAGAGGCAAGAATTTTTAGATAAAGATTCTGTTGTAGAGCTGATTGAAATGGCCAAAAACGATGAATTAGACAAGAAGCAAGCGTACATAAGATCTGTAAAAGTGTCTCCAGAATTAATGGTTGTGTTAACCACTGATCAGCAGCTAAGTGACATTGAAAAATTTGTACGAAATCAGATAATTTTTGTGTGTTAG